In a genomic window of Gavia stellata isolate bGavSte3 chromosome 30, bGavSte3.hap2, whole genome shotgun sequence:
- the BRPF3 gene encoding bromodomain and PHD finger-containing protein 3 isoform X3: protein MRKPRRRSRQNLEGRRSPSPYSLKCSPTRETLTYAQAQRIVEVDIDGRLHRISIYDPLKIITEDELTAQDITECNSNKENSEQPLFPSKSKKTPSKGKKKESCSKHAPGTSLHLPQPNFRVVDSFSQPDAPPLPAAYYRYIEKPPEDLDVEVEYDMDEEDLAWLEMVNEKRRDDGYGTVSADTFELLVDRLEKESYLESRNNGAQQSLIDEDAFCCVCMDDECHNSNVILFCDICNLAVHQECYGVPYIPEGQWLCRCCLQSPSRPVDCVLCPNKGGAFKQTSDGRWAHVVCAIWIPEVCFANTVFLEPIEGINNIPPARWKLTCYICKQKGMGAAIQCHKMNCYTAFHVTCAQRAGLFMKIEPMRETSINGTTFTVRKTAYCESHSPPGTVKKGSPAASGEGQEDTVKEEGEEEANSGPPKGSLKKNQVKLKQKIKKEPGDVANGRSSVPMVAVTQIPSYRLNKICSGLSLQRKNQFMQRLHNYWLLKRQARNGVPLIRRLHSHLQSQRNAEQKEQDEKTSAVKEELKYWQKLRHDLERARLLIELIRKREKLKREQVKVQQAAMELQLTPFNVLLRTTLDLLQEKDAAQIFAEPVNLNEVPDYLEFISNPMDFSTMRRKLESHLYRTLDEFEEDFNLIVTNCMRYNAKDTIFHRAAVRLRDLGGAILRHARRQAENIGFDTDVGIHLPESPKTEDFYRFSWEDVDNILLPENRAHLSLEAQLKELLEKLDMVSTMRSSGARTRRIRLLRREINSIRQKLAQQQNKTVPNGEPVPREEGLDKTSREGDEEGEKDDAKPPHPPTLEPTGPAPSLSELDSLQDPPTLKPISESKSLNQLQKRVMSDRELFDKKALQRESQAFQRLLSDNGLNGLALPPADTPTSPPFSGVGRRTSVLFKKAKNGVKLQRGLDCSLENGEDHGQSRQLSPSRPDGERQARKRPQSRTCSESDGEKSPRQAGQRGMTNGFAKHAESGSDSERSSGLGGGLVFEACSGLMPPKRSRGKPALSRVPFLEGVNGDSDYSSSGRTLLMSFESQAELEPLELVWAKCRGYPSYPALIIDPKMPREGLLHNGVPIPVPPMDVLKLGEQRQTEAGEKLFLVLFFDNKRTWQWLPRDKVYPLGVDDTVDKLKMMEGRKTSIRKSVQVAYDRAMIHMSRVQGDHPFVTSNYL, encoded by the exons ATGAGGAAGCCTCGGAGGAGGTCCCGGCAGAACTTGGAGGGGAGGCGTTCTCCCTCGCCCTACAGCCTCAAGTGCTCGCCAACTCGGGAGACCCTGACGTACGCTCAGGCCCAGCGGATCGTGGAGGTAGACATCGATGGGCGGCTTCATCGCATCAGCATCTATGATCCCTTAAAAATCATCACGGAGGATGAGCTGACTGCCCAGGACATCACAGAGTGCAACAGCAACAAGGAGAACAGCGAGCAgcctcttttcccttccaaatCTAAGAAAACACCTTCCAAAGGCAAGAAGAAGGAGTCCTGCTCCAAACATGCACCAGGGACATCTTTACACTTACCCCAGCCCAACTTCCGTGTGGTGGACTCCTTCAGCCAGCCAGAtgcccctcctctccccgccgCCTACTACCGGTACATCGAAAAGCCTCCCGAGGACCTCGATGTAGAGGTGGAGTATGACATGGATGAGGAGGATCTGGCGTGGCTGGAAATGGTCAACGAGAAGAGAAGGGACGATGGTTATGGGACAGTTTCTGCTGACACTTTTGAGCTGCTGGTAGACCGGTTGGAAAAGGAGTCGTACCTTGAGAGCCGGAACAACGGGGCTCAGCAGTCTCTCATCGATGAGGACGCCTTTTGCTGCGTCTGCATGGACGATGAGTGTCACAACAGCAACGTCATCCTGTTCTGTGATATCTGCAATCTGGCCGTGCACCAGGAGTGTTACGGTGTGCCCTATATCCCCGAGGGGCAGTGGCTTTGCCGCTGCTGCTTACAGTCCCCTTCTCGCCCTGTGGATTGTGTCCTTTGCCCGAACAAAGGTGGAGCCTTCAAGCAGACCAGCGATGGCCGCTGGGCTCACGTGGTTTGTGCCATCTGGATCCCAGAGGTCTGCTTTGCAAACACTGTGTTCCTGGAGCCCATTGAAGGGATAAATAACATCCCCCCGGCTCGGTGGAAGCTCACATGCTATATCTGCAAGCAGAAGGGCATGGGAGCTGCTATCCAATGCCACAAGATGAACTGTTACACTGCCTTCCATGTCACCTGTGCCCAGCGGGCTGGTCTCTTCATGAAGATCGAACCCATGAGGGAGACCAGCATCAACGGCACGACATTCACCGTGCGCAAGACTGCCTATTGTGAGAGTCATTCCCCACCTGGGACGGTGAAAAAAGGGTCTCCAGCTGCTAGTGGTGAGGGTCAGGAGGACActgtgaaggaggagggagaggaggaagccAATTCTGGCCCTCCCAAAGGGTCTCTGAAAAAGAACCAAGTGAAGTTGAAGCAAAAGATCAAAAAGGAGCCTGGTGATGTGGCCAACGGCCGTTCGTCTGTGCCCATGGTGGCAGTCACACAAATCCCCTCTTACAG GCTGAACAAAATCTGCAGTGGCCTCTCCCTCCAGAGGAAGAACCAGTTCATGCAGAGACTCCACAACTACTGGCTGCTGAAGCGGCAGGCGAGGAACGGGGTGCCCCTGATCCGGCGCCTGCACTCGCACCTCCAGTCCCAGAGGAACGCGGAGCAG AAGGAGCAGGATGAGAAGACCAGTGCAGTGAAGGAAGAGCTGAAGTACTGGCAAAAACTGCGGCATGACTTGGAGCGGGCACGGCTGCTCATCGAGCTGATCCGTAAGAGGGAAAAACTCAAACGGGAGCAG GTCAAGGTTCAGCAGGCTGCTATGGAGCTACAGCTGACCCCTTTCAATGTACTTCTGCGCACAACACTGGACCTGCTGCAGGAGAAGGATGCTGCCCAGATCTTCGCAGAGCCTGTTAACCTGAATGAG GTTCCAGATTACCTGGAATTCATTTCCAACCCAATGGATTTTTCCACCATGAGGCGGAAGCTGGAGTCCCACCTGTACCGAACATTGGATGAGTTTGAGGAAGACTTTAACCTTATAGTTACCAACTGCATGAGGTATAATGCTAAAGACACGATTTTCCACCGAGCAGCTGTCCGGCTCAGAGACCTCGGAGGAGCGATATTGCGTCATGCACGGCGGCAGGCTGAAAACATCGGCTTTGACACTGATGTGGGGATTCACCTGCCCGAGTCACCCAAAACCGAGGACTTTTACCGCTTTTCTTGGGAGGATG TGGATAACATCCTCCTTCCGGAGAACCGGGCTCACCTCTCCTTGGAGGCCCagctgaaggagctgctggagaagctAGACATGGTGAGCACCATGCGGTCCAGCGGCGCCCGGACGCGACGCATCCGGCTCCTGAGACGGGAGATCAACTCCATTCGGCAGAAGCTGGcccagcagcagaacaagacCGTGCCCAACGGGGAGCCTGTGCCGCGGGAAGAAGGGCTGGATAAAACATCGAGGGAAGGGGACgaggaaggggagaaag ATGATGCCAAGCCCCCACACCCTCCCACCCTGGAGCCCACAGGACCCGCACCCTCCCTCTCGGAGCTGGACTCTCTGCAGGACCCTCCGACGCTCAAACCCATCAGTGAAAGCAAGTCCTTGAATCAGCTGCAGAAGAGGGTGATGTCGGACAGGGAACTCTTCGATAAGAAGGCACTGCAGCGGGAGAGCCAAGCCTTCCAGCGCCTGCTCAGTGACAACGGCCTGAATGGACTGGCCTTGCCACCTGCAGACACCCCCACCAGCCCCCCCTTCAGTGGCGTGGGCCGACGGACAtctgtcctttttaaaaaagctaagAATGGGGTGAAGCTGCAAAGAGGCCTGGACTGCTCCCTGGAGAACGGGGAGGACCatgggcagagcaggcagctttCGCCCTCCCGCCCCGACGGGGAGCGACAAGCTCGGAAGCGGCCGCAGAGCAGGACCTGCAGCGAGAGTGATGGAGAGAAGTCACCGAGGCAGGCGGGACAGAGAGGTA TGACTAACGGCTTCGCGAAGCACGCAGAAAGTGGCTCTGACTCCGAGCGCAGCTCTGGCCTGGGTGGTGGACTGGTGTTTGAAGCCTGCAG CGGTTTGATGCCTCCCAAGCGAAGTCGAGGGAAGCCAGCTCTTTCTCGGGTGCCCTTCTTGGAAGGCGTGAATGGAGACTCCGATTACAGCAGCTCAG GCAGGACTCTCCTGATGTCCTTTGAGAGTCAGGCTGAGCTGGAGCCCTTGGAGCTTGTGTGGGCCAAGTGCCGTGGCTATCCCTCCTACCCTGCCTTG ATAATCGATCCCAAGATGCCGCGTGAGGGTTTGCTCCACAATGGAGTCCCCATCCCAGTCCCACCCATGGATGTGTTGAAGttgggggagcagaggcagacagaggcaggagaaaAGCTCTTCCTTGTCCTTTTCTTTGACAACAAGAGAACCTG GCAGTGGCTTCCGCGTGACAAAGTCTATCCCCTCGGCGTGGATGACACAGTGGACAAGTTAAAGATGATGGAAGGACGGAAAACCAGCATCCGCAAGTCTGTGCAGGTGGCATACGACCGAGCCATGATTCACATGAGCCGCGTGCAGGGAGATCATCCCTTCGTTACGTCTAATTATCTGTAA